The Leptospira neocaledonica DNA window CAGATGGATCGTGATCCCTTTTCCTATGGTGGGTTATACTCAGCTTTTTATCTTTTTCTTCTATTTCCCTACTCCTAAAAGAGAAAAGTTAGGACTCATTTTGTATTCGGTCTTGTATGCGGGAGTTATCACTTTAGCGATCTTCTATATTATTCTTTCCTTAAAGTCCACTCGAAGTTTCGTGATGGGGAGCCATTATTGGGATTTTGAAACTCATTTATTCTATAAAATTTTCTCTCTTATAGTTTTTCTTTATAACTTCATCTTTTTGATTGCAGCGATTTGGAGAGCGATCGTAGAAAAAGGGGGAGAGAGAAGGTCCGTCATTTATATCACGGTCGCATATCTGACCATCACACTAATACCAGGTATTACGAATGCTTTAAGTAGAGAAGGGACAGTTTCTAGAGCGGTTTATCAGCAAACAGCAGACATTCTTCTTGTAGCCGGTTTATTCTTAATACTTATCGTTTATGTAAACGCGACCAAAGAAAGAACCACGATCTTGAGTAGGATTGTGGGAGTCAGTATGGCCACTTTTCTTCTCGCATTCCAGCTGGTAGGATTTGCCATATTAAATGGATACGATTCTTCTTTCGATTTGATTAAAAAAGAAGAAGCTAAACTTGTCGTTTTACAAGGAGAAAGCCCAAACGGATTCGCATATCTGACTTCTTTCGATCCGAATGAAAATAGTTTTCGAACTGAGAGAGGTTTTAAGGATCCGAGATTTGATTCAGAAGATAGACTAGAGATCCGGTTCTTTTATATTTCTAAAAATCTTACAAGTTTAGGAAGCCTCCCTGCTAAAGTTAGATGGGAAAAATCCAAAACAATTTTGGAAAATTCTCCTAAAGAATTTTATGCGTACCAAGAAGGGCTAAAACAATTTTTAGAATCGAAAGCGACTGATTCGGTTTCGGACGAAGATATTCGCGATTTTTTCAGACATCTTAACAAAAGACTAAAAGTAGTACGAAGTAAATATTCTCATTTGGCTTCTAAGTCGGACGCCCCTGCAATTTATAAAATTTTAAAATCAGAAGAAGTGGGTCTTTCCGGAATTTTAGAAAAAGTAAGAGTGAATACCGAAGCGGATCTTAAGGCGGATATATCCGAGTCCGATTTGGATAAAACGGTCCTTCTTCCTTTATCTCCGATCCGGGAAGTGGGCGAAAGGATTTATAGAGGAACAAAATACTATAAAGTAGGAGATGAAAAGCCTCAGTACTACGTTTCGTATTTGGTAGTGCACCCTATTAATGGAAACGTGTACGAAGTAGGTTTCACATATAAATCCTTCCGTGCCTTTATACATGAACCTGCATTAATTTTAGTCGTATGTTTACTTGCGATCATGCTAGTGATCAGTATAGGATTCAGATTTTTCTTCCAAAACGCTCTTATTAAACCTATGGACGAAGTAGTAATAGGTTTAACTGAAGTAAATTCCGGAAACTTGGATTATAGACTTGAACCAAGGGTAGAAGACGAGATCGGATTTATTGCCAGATCTTTTAATAGAATGGCAAGGTCTATCCAATCTGCCCGCAAAAGATTAGAACAATATGCTAATGAGCTAGAAGAAAAAGTGAAAGAGAGAACCAAGGAATTGGAACAAACCTTGGGAGAAGTGCAAGAGCTCAAACAACAACAGGACGGAGACTATTTCTTAACCTCTCTTTTGATCAAACCTTTAGGTGCGAACAAAGCAGTCCATGAAAACGTAAAGGTAGACTTCCTACTAGAACAAAAGAAAAAATTCACATTCAGAAGATATCACGATGAGATCGGCGGGGACTTAAATATATCCAATCATATCGATTTGAATGGTAGATCTTATACAGTGTTCTTGAATGCGGATGCTATGGGCAAATCCATGCAAGGAGCGGGGGGAGCATTGGTCTTAGGATCGGTTTTCGAATCGATCATAGAAAGAACTAGGTTAGTAGATATTATGAAAAACCAATCTCCAGAACGTTGGCTAAAGAACGCATTTACGGAGTTACATAAGGTTTTTGAAAGTTTTGACGGGTCTATGTTAGTTTCTTCTGTAATGGGGCTCGTTGACGATGAAGTTGGTATTTTATATTTTATTAATGCAGAACATCCTTGGACAGTATTATACAGAGATGGAATTGCGAGTTTTATAGAAGACGAGCTGATGTTCCGAAAACTCGGAACTACAGGAATGGAAGGTCGTATTTATATTAAAACATTCCAATTAGAGCCTGGAGATGTGATCATTGCAGGCTCTGACGGTAGGGACGATATTCTAATTGGGACAGATCAAGATGGGGGAAGGATTATCAACGATGACGAAAAACTTTTCCTTAGACTTGTGGAAGACGGTAAAGGGCATTTAAATGGAATTTATGATTGTATCGTTGGAAAAGGTCCTCTTACTGACGACCTTTCTTTGATCCGACTTTCTTTTAAAGAAGCGGATTCGGAACAAAAACTTCACGATGAACAGAAACAAAAAATAAAAGACCTACTTCATAAAGCTAAGGAAACTTCTCAAAACAAAGACGTGGCAGAAGCCATTACTTATTTGGAAGAAGCGGAGACATTGGACAGTCGTATCCCTGAAGTGAAAAAAAACTTCGTAAAGTTATTCTTAAAACTCAAGGATTATACCAAAGCAGCACATTACGCAGAAGACTATCTCAACCTTAAGCCTGTAGATAAGGAAATTTTATACGTAGCTTCTTTCTCCGCAAGAAAGGCGGGACAATTAAAAAAGGCTCTAGACTTCGGGGAAAGATTAAGACTGAGAGAACCGGATCATTTTAAGAACCTTATGAACCTGGCTCAGGTATATATCGCTTTAAAAAATTATGAAAGAGCAATGTATATGATCCAATCTGCTCTACATTTAGAGCCTGAAAACGAGGCTGTACTCAGGATTAGAGACGTTCTTAGGAAAAATTGGAATCCGAAAGACCAGTAAATTTCTCCCGCTTTTACGGAACCCTCGTCACTTTTTGATATATAAATTCTTTAGATATTTAGTATAAATGTGAGTTTTTGCTCACTTTATAAAAAATGTATCGATTCTCTCAGGTTTCGATCTGAACATAGGGCATTCTTTCTATAAAACCAAAATGTACTTCGGAGGTCGTTAATGGACAACGAACGGACTACTGAAAAAATAGCGGCTCTCGGTCCTTTAACTATCGGAAGGATACGGATCGGACTGGTTTTCTTATTTTTAGCCTCATTGGCAGCTTCTTGGGAGCAAAGTACCTTTGAACAGAATATGGCTTACTTGGGCGGGACGATCTCGATGGCGATTGTTTCGTTTGTGAATTTATTATATTCTTTTCGAAGAGGAACAATTCCTAAACAAATCGGAATGTATTCAGTTCTTTCCGATATAATAATTCTTGCATGTGTGATGTTCTTTGCCGCGTCCACAGAAAAGAATATGTCTTCCGGAATAATAAGACAGATCATATTATATGCGATTAACGTAATATTTATTGTATATTCCGGATTACTTCTTAGCCCGAAATTCGTAATTTTAGCCGGATTTGTATCTGCTGTCTCTCAAGGCATCGTCATATTGAATTGTTATCTTCACGGTGTTGTATTTTCGGAAGAACCTTTAGAAGTACTTTCTCCAGGATTCGCTTCGATTTCCGAACAAATACTGAAATTGATCTTCCTTATCGTGATCTCGTTTATAGTAAAAAGTGTGATTAATATTTTCTCACTTTTGCGAGGCGCGGAAGAGGAAAAATTAGCCACGATCATAATTTCCGGAAATGAATTGAAAAAGAGTAAAGGAAAAATGGATTCTGCAGCCGTTTCTTTAAGGGAAAAGTCTAGGTCTTTACGGAATTTTTCTAACGAATTTTTCGATGTAATTAACAATCATGCAGCATCGTTCGATGAAATAGGGAGTACGCTCGGTGAATTTTTATCCCAGATAGAGAGTGCTGCCGCAACTGTAAAAGATCAATTCGGGAGAATAGAACAATTAGTGAGTAAAAGCCAAAGTCTCAGATCTATGATCGATAAGATTGCAGATTATTCTTCTGAACTAAATGAACGCATTCACTCCGTTCAAGGTACAAGCAAAGAAGTTACTAAATTTGTTTCCGGTCTTTCCGACTCTTTAGAATCTCTGGGGGAGTCGTTTCGATCTGTCGGAGAAGTTACGGAAATTATGGCTGAAGTTGCAGACCGTACTAATTTACTTTCTTTGAATGCTTCTATAGAAGCCGCGAGAGCAGGAGCTGCAGGTAAAGGTTTCGCAGTCGTTGCTACGGAAGTTTCGAAGCTTGCAGAAAGTAGCGGTCAGAACGCCGCTCGAATCTCAAAGATTATCGGAGAATCTAATAAGTATGTTGCTAACGGAAGAAATACCGCTTCAGTCACGACAGAGAAAGTAAGGGACCAAGAGAATCAGTTTACGGCTTTTATGGCAAGATTTAACGAGTTAAATGTACTTTTGGAAAATCAGATTAAGATAAACGACGAATTTCTTTCCAGTTTATCAGAATTGCGAAAACTTTCCGCTGGAATAGAGACTTCTTCCAATGAACAAAATACAGGAGCTTCCATGATCATGGTAGCAATATCGGAGTTGCAAAGTTCAATGGATTCTTTATTAAGAAAAAGCGAACTTTTATCAGACACGATTAGGGTTTTGGAAGAAGAAGCAGAGCTTCTCGCGATGGAAAATTGATATATTGTGATATATCGAATAAGCCGCTGAAATCTATTTCGGTTTTTTAAACCATTGCGTTAACTTTCTTTTGCAATAAATTTTCCACGAATAAATTGTGAAAAAGGATCGATTTATTCACCCTTTTGCCGTCTTGGATATTAAAGAATAAAAATATTCTTAAGGCGGGTTTTTCTAATATGGCGACACGTTCCGAAACGGAGAAAATTCTCGCTCAAGGTCCGGTAACGATCAATCGAATACGATTCGGACTAACATTGCTCTACTTTGCCTCTATCGCAATGGGATACAAAAGAAGTACCCTATTCCAAAACTCGCTCTATATTCTTGGCACCTCGGCTATGGTGATATACGTCACCTACTCATTTCTCAAAACTAGGTTTGGGAGCGGAGTGTCTCCTTTTTTAGGAAAAGTCTTTATAGTAACCGACGTTGTAGTCCTTTGTTTGGTAATGATCGGTGCGACTACCGAGGATGCTAAACTTGCTTCGAATGTTATCAAGCAGGTTGTACTCTATACAATTAACGTTATTTATATCGTGTATGCGGGGCTTCTTCTCTCTCCTCGATTCGTATATTTGACCGGATTTTTAACCATCATTTGTCAAAGTTTAGTAACCGTGAACGCTGCTAATACCGGAGTTATCTTTACTGAGGATAGTATCGTTTCCATTACTCCCGGTTATGCTGCTATGTCGGAACAGATTACTAAGATGTTATTCTTAATGACCACCGCATTCATCGTTGTTGCGGTGATTAAAATTTTTCTGCAGTTAAAGAGTGTAGAAGAGGAAAAATCCCAAGCCATCGAAAAATCCAAAGAAGATCTTGAGCAGGGTAGGGTCAGAATGACCGAATCCGCAGTTTCTTTGAGAGAGAATTCCAAAAAATTAAAAGATTTCTCCGATGATTTTTCTGAGGTAATCAGTAATCATGCCGCTTCTTTCGAGGAGATCAGTTCTACTATGGAAGAATTTTTAGCACAGACGGAACAATCTGCGGAAACAGTAAAAGACCAATTTACAAAGATAGAAGGTTTATTAGGAGAAAGTAGAAATCTCAACACTTTGATCGATCGTATTTCCGGGCATTCCAGTGATCTGAATCGGAATATGGATATAGTCTTGGATGCAGGAAAAGCGGTAAGCGAATTCGTGGATGGTCTTAGAACTTCTTTAGAATCTTTGGGGAGTTCTTTCCGCTCAGTTGGAGAAGTAAACCAGATCATGTCGGATGTCGCTGATAGAACAAACCTTCTTTCTTTGAACGCATCTATTGAAGCGGCGAGAGCGGGGGTCGCAGGAAGAGGATTTGCGGTGGTCGCTACGGAGGTTTCAAAACTTGCAGAAAGTAGTTCCGAAAACGCAGATCGTATTTCTAAAATTATAAACGAAAGTACAAAGTATGTCCAAGACGGACAAAAATCTGCTCATACTGCGAATGAAAAAGTGAAGGAACAAGATACTTTGTTCACAAACTTTTTAGATAGTTTTAAACAATTAAATCAATTATTGAACGAACAAAAAATAGTGAACGAACGTTTTTTGAACAGTCTTTCAGTTTTAAGAAATTTATCTTCTGATATTGAAACAGCTTCTAAAGAACAGTCGTTAGGAGCCAATGCAATCATGACGTCTGTATCTTCTTTGCAAAGTTCTATGGATTCTTTGTTGAATAAGAGCGAAATGTTGGCGGAAACCATCAAAATTTTGGAAACTGAAGCCCAAACATTGGCTTCGAAAGGATAGTTATCCTTCCGATAAAATTTCCGAACTAGTTTGTATAGAAAAATCTTGAATTCTAAGCACTAGGGATTAGAAAAGTCGCTCCATGGTTTATTTTAACTCATGGGCGATCTCTTCGCTCATCTGTTCCATTTTCACCTTTATTATTTTCGCTTTTTTAGCTGCGTTAAAAAAGAAGGCGAACTATACGAGCGCGTTCTCTTATCTTTTCCTTTTCGTTTTTTTGATTAACTTCGGGTTCTTCTTCTCTGCGATTCTTCCTTTTCCGGAAGCGTCTTATCATAGACTAGTTACAGGACCGGCGGCTGTATTCGGTACGATTTTCCTTTGTATATTTGCGTACTTATATCCTAGAAATGATCATCCTAAGGAAGCAAAGTATGTGATTGGATCATTACTCGGGATTTCT harbors:
- a CDS encoding SpoIIE family protein phosphatase; this encodes MDPFYFNFYFFGSLLASLFSLYVSFFFLTIKDRSRAAFHLGLSSLSTTIFHFGYLVAFCSPEEWTIFHRWIVIPFPMVGYTQLFIFFFYFPTPKREKLGLILYSVLYAGVITLAIFYIILSLKSTRSFVMGSHYWDFETHLFYKIFSLIVFLYNFIFLIAAIWRAIVEKGGERRSVIYITVAYLTITLIPGITNALSREGTVSRAVYQQTADILLVAGLFLILIVYVNATKERTTILSRIVGVSMATFLLAFQLVGFAILNGYDSSFDLIKKEEAKLVVLQGESPNGFAYLTSFDPNENSFRTERGFKDPRFDSEDRLEIRFFYISKNLTSLGSLPAKVRWEKSKTILENSPKEFYAYQEGLKQFLESKATDSVSDEDIRDFFRHLNKRLKVVRSKYSHLASKSDAPAIYKILKSEEVGLSGILEKVRVNTEADLKADISESDLDKTVLLPLSPIREVGERIYRGTKYYKVGDEKPQYYVSYLVVHPINGNVYEVGFTYKSFRAFIHEPALILVVCLLAIMLVISIGFRFFFQNALIKPMDEVVIGLTEVNSGNLDYRLEPRVEDEIGFIARSFNRMARSIQSARKRLEQYANELEEKVKERTKELEQTLGEVQELKQQQDGDYFLTSLLIKPLGANKAVHENVKVDFLLEQKKKFTFRRYHDEIGGDLNISNHIDLNGRSYTVFLNADAMGKSMQGAGGALVLGSVFESIIERTRLVDIMKNQSPERWLKNAFTELHKVFESFDGSMLVSSVMGLVDDEVGILYFINAEHPWTVLYRDGIASFIEDELMFRKLGTTGMEGRIYIKTFQLEPGDVIIAGSDGRDDILIGTDQDGGRIINDDEKLFLRLVEDGKGHLNGIYDCIVGKGPLTDDLSLIRLSFKEADSEQKLHDEQKQKIKDLLHKAKETSQNKDVAEAITYLEEAETLDSRIPEVKKNFVKLFLKLKDYTKAAHYAEDYLNLKPVDKEILYVASFSARKAGQLKKALDFGERLRLREPDHFKNLMNLAQVYIALKNYERAMYMIQSALHLEPENEAVLRIRDVLRKNWNPKDQ
- a CDS encoding methyl-accepting chemotaxis protein codes for the protein MDNERTTEKIAALGPLTIGRIRIGLVFLFLASLAASWEQSTFEQNMAYLGGTISMAIVSFVNLLYSFRRGTIPKQIGMYSVLSDIIILACVMFFAASTEKNMSSGIIRQIILYAINVIFIVYSGLLLSPKFVILAGFVSAVSQGIVILNCYLHGVVFSEEPLEVLSPGFASISEQILKLIFLIVISFIVKSVINIFSLLRGAEEEKLATIIISGNELKKSKGKMDSAAVSLREKSRSLRNFSNEFFDVINNHAASFDEIGSTLGEFLSQIESAAATVKDQFGRIEQLVSKSQSLRSMIDKIADYSSELNERIHSVQGTSKEVTKFVSGLSDSLESLGESFRSVGEVTEIMAEVADRTNLLSLNASIEAARAGAAGKGFAVVATEVSKLAESSGQNAARISKIIGESNKYVANGRNTASVTTEKVRDQENQFTAFMARFNELNVLLENQIKINDEFLSSLSELRKLSAGIETSSNEQNTGASMIMVAISELQSSMDSLLRKSELLSDTIRVLEEEAELLAMEN
- a CDS encoding methyl-accepting chemotaxis protein; this translates as MATRSETEKILAQGPVTINRIRFGLTLLYFASIAMGYKRSTLFQNSLYILGTSAMVIYVTYSFLKTRFGSGVSPFLGKVFIVTDVVVLCLVMIGATTEDAKLASNVIKQVVLYTINVIYIVYAGLLLSPRFVYLTGFLTIICQSLVTVNAANTGVIFTEDSIVSITPGYAAMSEQITKMLFLMTTAFIVVAVIKIFLQLKSVEEEKSQAIEKSKEDLEQGRVRMTESAVSLRENSKKLKDFSDDFSEVISNHAASFEEISSTMEEFLAQTEQSAETVKDQFTKIEGLLGESRNLNTLIDRISGHSSDLNRNMDIVLDAGKAVSEFVDGLRTSLESLGSSFRSVGEVNQIMSDVADRTNLLSLNASIEAARAGVAGRGFAVVATEVSKLAESSSENADRISKIINESTKYVQDGQKSAHTANEKVKEQDTLFTNFLDSFKQLNQLLNEQKIVNERFLNSLSVLRNLSSDIETASKEQSLGANAIMTSVSSLQSSMDSLLNKSEMLAETIKILETEAQTLASKG